A section of the Klebsiella electrica genome encodes:
- the traX gene encoding type-F conjugative transfer system pilin acetylase TraX, with amino-acid sequence MTMYETRLNAVDRWLQGLLTWTPGQTDIIKTVALVLMIVDHTGLLLAGNNELMRLLGRGCFPLFGLVWGMNLARHGAIRQTQLNSLWCWALIAQGSFILIGYPWYMGNILFSFAVTGQALRWFSLQTRNDILLAIAIVVAWLPLSADSYGLAGVFMLINSWRLCRAKEPVERIGYAVLWAVMVLLMNAHDITQAIAGLMVALLALAVCSDLGRSVPRFWPRHFFVMFYAVHLAVLGIVASM; translated from the coding sequence ATGACAATGTACGAAACCCGCCTCAATGCCGTCGATCGCTGGCTGCAGGGGCTGCTGACCTGGACGCCTGGACAGACGGATATCATCAAAACGGTGGCGCTGGTGCTGATGATTGTCGATCACACCGGTTTGCTGCTGGCCGGGAATAATGAACTCATGCGTCTGCTGGGGAGAGGCTGCTTTCCCCTGTTTGGTCTGGTCTGGGGAATGAACCTGGCGCGCCACGGGGCCATCCGCCAGACACAGCTGAACAGCCTGTGGTGCTGGGCGCTGATCGCCCAGGGCTCCTTTATTCTCATCGGGTACCCGTGGTACATGGGGAATATCCTGTTTAGCTTTGCGGTCACCGGCCAGGCGCTGCGCTGGTTCAGTCTGCAGACCCGCAATGATATTCTGCTGGCGATCGCCATTGTCGTGGCCTGGCTCCCCTTATCTGCCGACAGCTACGGTCTGGCCGGGGTCTTCATGCTGATCAACAGCTGGCGGCTTTGTCGGGCGAAAGAGCCTGTAGAACGGATCGGGTATGCCGTGCTGTGGGCTGTCATGGTACTACTGATGAATGCCCATGATATTACCCAGGCCATTGCCGGCCTGATGGTCGCTTTGCTGGCCCTGGCGGTCTGTTCTGACCTCGGTCGTTCTGTTCCGCGCTTCTGGCCGCGGCACTTTTTTGTGATGTTTTATGCCGTGCATCTGGCGGTGTTGGGGATCGTTGCCTCGATGTAA
- a CDS encoding fertility inhibition protein FinO: MTEEKRPVLSLKRKPAADTAAAGSVDTPGVVRRKKVVVVTTPPAWKLKKEKLAQAKQAAEAAASQPAPEAVKAVKTPGPVRYLRLLPPEQAIMTLKAFWPQLFDGDSPRLLATGMREQLFADIAGRDLPLSHKQVIKCLKSLTRSAGYLSRMREGASRYDLQGNVVATVTADEAHYASERMMKELLRAERKMSQTV, from the coding sequence ATGACTGAAGAAAAACGCCCTGTACTGAGTCTGAAAAGAAAGCCGGCAGCGGATACCGCAGCGGCCGGGTCCGTTGACACGCCTGGTGTGGTACGGCGGAAAAAAGTGGTGGTGGTCACGACGCCTCCGGCCTGGAAGCTGAAGAAAGAAAAGCTGGCACAGGCTAAACAGGCTGCTGAAGCCGCCGCCAGCCAGCCAGCACCGGAGGCTGTGAAAGCGGTCAAAACGCCCGGTCCGGTTCGCTATCTTCGTTTACTGCCGCCGGAGCAGGCCATCATGACCCTGAAGGCATTCTGGCCACAGCTGTTTGACGGTGACTCGCCGCGTCTGCTGGCGACTGGGATGCGTGAACAGCTGTTTGCCGATATCGCGGGGCGCGACCTGCCGCTGTCGCATAAACAGGTGATTAAGTGCCTGAAAAGCCTGACCCGGTCGGCGGGTTATCTGTCCCGGATGCGGGAAGGTGCCTCCCGCTATGACCTGCAGGGGAATGTGGTGGCTACGGTCACTGCTGATGAAGCGCACTACGCCAGTGAGCGCATGATGAAAGAGCTGTTACGCGCTGAACGAAAGATGAGTCAGACCGTTTAA
- a CDS encoding DsbA family protein, giving the protein MKIKFGLYFLLPLISVVTFNNSFAQEHEPGKTFSASQEKRIGEIAADYLRAHPEILIQMSEKLQHEQEAKQTRGFKSAALEQQANILGNKNIPSWGPGDGKVMVVEFFDYQCIWCSRFAPELEKVIGSNTDVRYFFMEWPVFGSRWPASLLAAKTGLQVWKEKGSEAYRSYHNAVYGTGLNEGKLTQEIIEKVSGHIKFKQNTIDEINTTLKNINDIATATGLTGTPGIIVMPVKGATEENVTVFSGMTEAQNVQAAINKSRQ; this is encoded by the coding sequence ATGAAAATCAAATTCGGATTGTATTTTCTGCTCCCGCTTATTTCGGTTGTCACTTTTAATAACAGCTTTGCTCAGGAGCATGAACCGGGAAAAACTTTCTCTGCCAGCCAGGAAAAGAGAATCGGGGAAATAGCGGCAGATTATCTACGTGCTCATCCTGAAATACTGATTCAGATGAGTGAGAAACTTCAGCACGAGCAGGAGGCGAAACAGACCCGCGGTTTTAAATCCGCTGCACTGGAACAGCAGGCTAACATTCTGGGTAATAAAAATATCCCCTCCTGGGGTCCCGGGGACGGAAAGGTGATGGTGGTTGAATTCTTTGACTACCAGTGCATCTGGTGCAGCCGGTTCGCACCCGAACTGGAGAAGGTCATCGGGAGCAACACGGACGTGCGTTACTTCTTTATGGAGTGGCCGGTGTTTGGTAGCCGGTGGCCTGCATCATTGCTGGCGGCGAAAACCGGCCTGCAGGTCTGGAAAGAAAAGGGCTCTGAGGCTTACAGGAGCTATCACAATGCGGTTTATGGTACAGGACTGAATGAAGGGAAACTGACGCAGGAGATTATCGAAAAGGTTTCTGGTCATATTAAATTTAAGCAGAATACGATTGATGAGATAAATACCACGTTGAAAAATATTAATGATATCGCCACGGCGACGGGATTAACCGGAACGCCAGGTATTATTGTGATGCCGGTGAAGGGCGCGACGGAAGAAAACGTCACGGTCTTTTCCGGAATGACTGAAGCACAGAATGTTCAGGCGGCTATAAATAAATCCCGACAATAA
- a CDS encoding PIN domain-containing protein, which produces MSENIIALVDYENIGTLENVMLSRYERLILFTGSQQEFIRFPSVTHAGNISISVFQAPCVSKNNVDFHLVLELGRLSVTAPEDTMFHVISNDKGYDSVIALLCRTGRRCCRIPSPRSAEKAKTVSALISNDEVLRLTDKIQSLSKKSAVNRPVSTSSLMNYIKCHSGNIRNTAILNQVRDELIRRGVIAVYEKTVVWR; this is translated from the coding sequence ATGTCTGAGAATATCATCGCGCTGGTTGATTATGAAAATATCGGAACGCTTGAAAATGTAATGTTGTCGCGTTATGAACGTCTTATTTTGTTTACCGGGTCTCAGCAGGAGTTTATTCGTTTTCCGTCCGTAACACATGCCGGTAATATATCGATCAGTGTGTTTCAGGCACCCTGCGTGTCGAAAAATAATGTCGATTTCCACCTGGTACTTGAGCTGGGACGACTCAGCGTCACCGCTCCGGAAGATACGATGTTTCATGTTATATCGAATGATAAAGGGTATGACAGCGTGATTGCATTGCTCTGCAGGACAGGGCGACGATGTTGTCGTATACCCTCACCACGTTCAGCAGAGAAGGCGAAAACGGTGTCTGCGCTCATCAGCAACGATGAGGTGCTACGCCTGACCGATAAAATACAGTCATTGAGTAAAAAGTCTGCGGTAAACCGACCTGTAAGCACCTCGTCACTGATGAATTATATTAAATGTCATTCCGGTAACATCAGGAATACAGCGATTTTAAATCAGGTCAGGGACGAATTAATCAGGCGAGGCGTGATT